DNA sequence from the Sphingomonas taxi genome:
TCCGACATCGCCTCGGTATCGCCTTCGATGGCGTAGATCGTCGCGGGTTCGCTTAACGGATAGGTTGTCATCGCTGCTCCAGTCGGTCGCTGTCGGGACGATAACGTGCGGGAGCTGGAATGGACGCAGGCGCTGCGCCGCGTTTGGAGAAGGTCGTCGGGCTCTTTAGGTCGTATCGACGTTCAGGGTTGCAAAAAGTCCTCCCCCGCCAGGGGGAGGAATTGACGGTGTCAAACCTACACGTCCAGATTGGCGACGTTCAGCGCGTTGTCCTGGATGAATTCGCGGCGGGGTTCGACGACTTCGCCCATCAGCTGGGTGAAGATCACGTCGGCGGCCGAGACGTCTTCCGAGGTGACGCGCAGCATCGTGCGGTTCGAGGGATCGAGCGTTGTCTCCCACAATTGGTCGGCGTTCATCTCGCCGAGCCCCTTGTAGCGCTGGATCGCCAGACCCTTGCGGCCCGCGGCGAGGATCGCGTCGAGCAATTGCGACGGCCGCGCGACGAGACTTTCGCCGCGCGAGACGGTGGTGGTGACGCTGCCGATCTGGCCGGCATTCTCCTCGGCTTCCTCGCCGCCGTCCGCGGCCGGCTCCGGGTCGGCCGCGGTGGCGGCGAGGCCCTTGAGCGGGATCAGCTTGCCCGCCGCGACGAAGCTTTCCGCCTGTTCGGCGGCGAGGCCGTGCAGCTTGCGCGCCTCGGCGCTGGCGAGGAAGGTCGCCTCGACGATGTGATGGTCGGTGACGCCGCGCCACAGCCGTTCGAAGTGGATGCCGCCGTCCTCGGTCAGCCGCGCGGTCCAGCGCGCCTCCTCGTCGCCCGATTCGAGCCGGCGGACGACCTCGGCGACCGTCGCCGCGCGCTGGTCGCGGGTGAAGCTGGGGTCGAGCGCGCCGGCGAGCGCCAGCACCTCGATGATCACCGGGTCGTAGCGCCGCGGCACGTAGCGCATCAGCGTGCGCATGCGGCGGGCATGATCGAGCAGGCTCTTGAGATCGGCGCCCGAGCGCGTGCCGCTCGGCGCGTCGAACACCATCGACGAGACGCCGGCGTCGACGAGATATTCGTCGAGCGCGGCATCGTCCTTGAGATAGACTTCCGACCGGCCCTTGGTCGCCTTGTAGAGCGGCGGCTGCGCGATGAAGAGGTGACCGCGGGTGATCAGCTCGGGCATCTGGCGGTAGAAGAAGGTCAGCAGTAGCGTCCGGATATGCGCGCCGTCGACGTCGGCGTCGGTCATGATGACGATCTTGTGGTAGCGCAATTTGTCGGCGTTGAAGTCGTCGCGGCCGATGCCGGTGCCCATCGCCTGGATCAGCGTGCCGATCTCGCGGCTGGCGATCATCCGGTCGAAGCGTGCGCGTTCGGTGTTTAGGATCTTGCCGCGCAGCGGGAGGATCGCCTGGAAGTGGCGATCGCGGCCCTGCTTGGCCGAGCCGCCGGCCGAATCGCCCTCGACGAGGAACAGCTCGGACTTGGCCGGGTCTTTTTCCTGGCAGTCGGCGAGCTTGCCGGGCAGCGAGGCGATGTCCATCACACCCTTGCGCCGGGTCAGCTCGCGGGCCTTCTTGGCGGCCTCGCGTGCGGCGGCGGCATCGATGATCTTGCCGACGATCGAGCGGCCGTGGGCGGGGTTTTCTTCCAGCCATTCGGCGAGCTTGTCGGCCATCAGCGATTCGAGCGGCTGGCGCACCTCGGACGAGACGAGCTTGTCCTTGGTCTGGCTGCTGAACTTGGGATCGGGCAGCTTGACCGAGACGATCGCGGTCAGCCCCTCGCGCATGTCGTCGCCGGTGAGCGTCACCTTCTCCTTCTTCAGCATCCCCGACTTTTCCGCATAATTGTTGAGCGTGCGGGTCAGCGCGGCGCGGAAGGCGGCGAGGTGGGTGCCGCCGTCGCGCTGCGGGATGTTGTTGGTGAAGGCGAGGACGTTCTCGTAATAGGAATCATTCCACTCGAGCGCGACGTCGATGCCGACCTCGTCGCGCTGGCCGTGGATCGCGATCGGTTCGGGGAAGAGCGGCGTCTTGGCGCGGTCGAGCCACTTCACGAACGCGGCGATGCCGCCCTCGTAATAGAGCTCCACCGTCTTGGGCTCGTCGTGACGCGCGTCGGTGAGGAACAGGCGGACGCCCGAATTGAGGAAGGCCAGCTCGCGATAGCGGTGCTCGAGCTTCTCGAAGTCGAATTCGGTGATCTTGAACGTGGCGGGCGAGGGCAGGAAGGTGACGCGCGTCCCCTTCTGGCCGGGCGCGGCGGGGCCGACGACCTTGAGCGGCGCGACCGCATCGCCGAAGGCGAAGCGCATGTAATGCTCCTCGCCGTCGCGCCAGATGGTGAGGTCGAGGAATTCGCTGAGCGCGTTGACGACCGAGACGCCGACGCCGTGCAGGCCGCCCGACACCTTATAGGCATTGTCGTCGCTGGTATTCTCGAACTTGCCGCCGGCGTGGAGCTGGGTCATGATGACCTCGGCCGCGGAGACGCCTTCCTCGGGGTGGATGCCGGTCGGGATGCCGCGGCCGTTGTCGGTGACGCTGACCGACCCGTCGGCGTTCAATTGGATGTCGATCCGGTCGCAATGGCCGGCGAGCGCCTCGTCGATCGCATTGTCGCTGACCTCGAACACCATATGGTGGAGGCCCGATCCGTCGTCGGTATCGCCGATATACATGCCCGGCCGCTTGCGCACCGCGTCGAGGCCCTTCAGCACCTTGATCGACGAGGCGCCGTATTCGTTCGCATTCTGGGGTTCTGCCATGGCGAGGATATAGGGATTGCGGGGGCGGAACGAAAGCGAAATGGGCGGGCGCGGGTGGGCACTCTCCTGCCGCATCCCGCGCGCCCCATTCGTCATCCCGGCGGAAGCCGGGACCCATGGTCATGCTGCCGTTGACGGTGATCCGCCTGACGGCTGTTCCGTTTCCATGGGTCCCGGCGTCCGCCGGGATGACGAAAGGGGGGGCGCTCTACCCCAGTTCCACGCGCGTCGCGTCGTCGCCGATTGCCGCGAAAAGCGCGGGTTCTGTCCCCGTCATCCACACCTGCCCGTGGCCCGACAGCCGTTCGAACAGCGCGGCGCGGCGGATGGGATCGAGATGCGCGGCGATCTCGTCGAGGAGGAGGATCGGGGCGTGGCCGGTGCGCTGCGCGACGAGTTCGGCATGGGCGAGGACGATGCCGAGCAGTAGCGCCTTCTGCTCGCCGGTCGAGGCGAGCGCCGCCGCCTGCGCCTTGCCGAGATGCGTCACGGCAAGATCGGCGCGGTGCGGACCGGCGAGCGCGCGGCCGGCGGCGGCGTCGCGTGAGCGGCCCTGGCGCAGCGCGTCGAGCAATTGCGCGCCATCACCGCGCCAGCCCTCCAGCGCCACCGCAGCACGCGCGAACGGGCCGTCGGGCTGGTCGGCGAGCCGCTCGCCGAGCAGCGTGACGGTGGTGCGCCGCGCGGTCTCGATCGCGCCGCCATGGTCGGCCATCTGCGTCTCCAGCGCGGTCAGCCAATCGGGATCGGCCGGCACGTCGGCGGCGAGCAGGCGGTTGCGCGCCCGCATCGCCGCTTCGTAGCGTGCGGCATGATGCGCATGGGCGGGGAGCAGCGCCAGCGTCAGCCGGTCGAGGAAGCGGCGGCGCTCGCCCGCGGGCTCGACGAACAGCCGGTCCATCGCCGGGGTCAGCCACAGCACGGTCAGCCATTCGGCGAGCGTGTTGGCGGTGGCGGTGGCGCCCTGGATGCGCAACTGGCGGCGCTCGGGCGCCGCGGCGAGCGTGCCGGTCGCGATCTCGACGTCGCCGCCGGGCGCGGCGAGCGTCGCGGCGATGCCGAAGCCGCCCGCGCCGCCCTGCCGCTGCATGTCGGCGAGCGGCGCACGGCGCAACCCGCGGCCGGGCGATAGCAGCGACACCGCCTCGAGCACGTTGGTCTTGCCCGCGCCATTCTCACCGGTGAGCACGACGAAGCCGGGGCCGGGGGCGAGCGCCAGGCCCGCATGGTTGCGGTAATCGGTCAGGACCAGGCGCGACAGCATCGTCCGCCCGCCTATAGCAAAGCGGCGATGCGGCAAATCGCCGTCATCGGCCGCGTATCCCGGCGTATCCGTTTGATCGGCAAGGAACGGATGCGACATGGGCCGGTTGCGACGGCATGACCGACACCCCTTCCGCCGCGCCGCTTGCCGGTCGGCACATCCTGATCGTCGAGGACGAATGGCTGCTAGCCGATCATCTCGACGGGATCGTCACCGAGGCCGGCGGCACGGTACTGGGTCCGTTCGCCACCGCCGACCAGGCACTGGCGGCCCTCGCCGGCGACGCACCGCGGCCGGACGCGGCGACGCTCAACGTCGTGCTGCTGGATCATATGTCGTTCGACGTCGCCGACCGGCTCGGCGCGCTGGCGATCCCCTATACCTTCCTGTCCGCCAATCGGCCGTACAGCTTGCCCGAGCGGTTCCGGACGACTCCGCTGCTCGGCAAGCCGTTCGGCGATTGGCAGGTGGTCGCGGCGCTGGTCGCGCTGCTGGATCAGGCGGAACCCGCCCGGACCCGCACCGTTGGATGAGCGAACAGCAGCAACCGGGATTCTTTGCGATGGATTACAAGAAGATCGGCTTCGGCCTCGGCGCCTTCGCGGCAGGTGCGGCGGCATGGACCGCGGCGACGGCGGCATTCGGCCCCAAGCCCGGCTCGCGCCCGCGCCGGCTGGCGGACGACGCGGGCGCGGGCGCGGTGCCGGGCGACAGCACGACCAGCCCGATCGCGCCGCGGCCGGCGACGATGGCCGCCGCGCCCGTCGGCATGGCCGAGACCGAAAAGCATTTCGAGGAGCAGCCGGGCAATCCGGCGGCCGAACACGTGCCGACCGATCTGATGGGCGACGCGCATCCCGGCAACGACAGCCGCGCGGTCGAGGCGTTCCGTCCCGACCCCACCGCGGTGCCGACCGAGGAAGAGCGGGAGGCACTGCGGCCGGCGACCGGGCCGGCGCCGACGCTGGTGGCCGATCGCGGCAGCGGGTTCAGCGAGGCGACCGGCGCCGCCTGAGTCATCCGGTGCTCCTGCGGAAGCAAGAGCACCGGCGTTCCGGACGTCATCAGACGGTGTTCTGCTTGGCCCTGGGCTCCTGCCTCCGCAGGAGCACTGGCTGCGTAGACGATGGCCGAACCTGCCCTTCACCTGACTGAGCCCCGGTCTTTGCCGGAATATATGCTCGCAGGCGTCCGCAGCGCTGTCAGTCGTTGCCGAGCAGCGAGGATTTGCGGGGGATCGTCTCGCCCTGCGGCTGGTCCTTGTCGAGCGTGTCGCTCGGGCGGCGGGCGTCGCCGCCGCGTTGATGCCCGGTGGACAAATTGGGCTCGGACGTCTCGGTGGTCGGCTTGGTGTCGTCGGTCATCGTCGCTTCCTCTCGCGACCTCAACCGCCGGGTCGCGCGCTGCGTTCCGCCGACGACGGGTTGATCCAGGTTGCAACCAAAACGGTGCAGGGGACATTCTTCCTGTCATCTGAAGCAAATGGGAGGATGTCATGCGGATACCCTTGTTGGCGGCGACGATCGCCGCGACCGCACTTGCGGGATGCTCGACGTCCGGCACGGACGGTCGCTATCGGGGCTATAGCCGGTACGACTACAACCGGGTCGACCCGGCGTACGGCGGCTATTACGCCGACCGTTATTATGCCGACGGTCCGCGGTATCGCGAGCGCCGCCTGTCGTCGCGCGACCGGATCTATCGCGGCGAGAACGGCCAATATTATTGCCGCCGCAACGACGGGACGACCGGGCTGATCGTCGGCGGCCTCGCCGGCGGCGTGCTCGGCAACATCATCGCGCCGGGCAATTCGGGGCTGCTCGGCACGTTGCTGGGCGGCGCGGCGGGTGCGGCGGTGGGACGGTCGGTCGATCGCAACAACGTACGCTGCCGATAACGCAACGCGGCGGAGCGCGGCGATCCGCGTTCCGCTTGCGGCGCGGCGGCGAGGCGCTAAGCGTCTGGAATAGTGCCTGACCCGCCGGAGTTCCGATGCGCCTGATCCTCGCCGCCGCCCTGCTCGCCTCCACCTCGCCCGCCGCCGCGCAGGCGCTGCATCAATATGGAGCGCTGGCGATCTCGCCGACGGGCGACCGGGTCGCGGCGGTCGAGAGCGCCGGCGGTCATGGCGTGGTGACGGTGCGCGGCACCGCCGACGGCCGCGTGCTGCGGACGATCGATCCGTGCAAGACGTGCAGCTATTCGGGGCTGACCTTCGCGCCCAATGGCGATCTCGTCTTCCTCGTCCGCGACACCGCCGCGGTGCGGTTGAGCTACGCCGATGCGATGACGACGCGGACGATCGCGACGATCCCCGGCATCGCGCAGACGCCGCGCGTCTCGCCCGACGGCACGCGGATCGCGCTGCTGGTGACGCTGGGCGCCGCCAAGGAATCGGGCGCGACGCAGGCGGGCGTGCGGATGATCGGCGAGATCGGCGAGAAGAACGACGAGCAACGGCTCGCGGTGTTCGACATCGGCAAGCCCGCGACGACGGTGACGCCGCTGTCGCCCGCCGGGCGCTACGTCTACGAATATGACTGGACCCCGGACGGGCGCGGCTTCGTCGCGACCACCGCGCTCGGCAATGGCGACAACAATTGGTGGGTGGCGACGCTGGATGCGATCGACGCGCGGACCGGGGCGGTGCGCCCGATCGCCAAGCCGGTGACGCAGCTCAACCAGCCGCGCGTCTCGCCGGACGGGCGGACGGTCGCCTATGTCGGCGGCTTGATGAGCGATTTCGGCTCGATCGGCGGCGACGTCTTCACCGTGCCGCTCGCCGGCGGCACGCCGCGCAACATCACCGCCGGCGCCAAGTCGACGGTCACCACGATCGACTGGACCGCGGGCGGGCTGCGCACCGTGACGCTGGCCGGGGACCGCATCCAGTTCGGCACGCTGACGCCGGGCCAGCCGGTCGCGCCGGGCTTCGCCAAACCGGCGAGCAGTGCGGCGGGCGACGGCCGCGCGGTCTTCTCCGCCGATGGCCGCGTCGCCGCGGCGGTGGTGCAGGATTACGAGCACGCGCCGGCGATCTATGCCGGGCCGGTGGCGGCGCAGGCGAACGGCGTGCGGCAGATCACCCACGACAACGACGCCGCCCCGGCCTTGGCGAGCGCGCGCAGCATCGCCTGGCAGAACGAAGGCTATGACGTGCAGGGCTGGCTGCTCGCGCCGCGCACCGCGCCCGCCGGCAAGGCGCCGATGATCACGATGGTGCACGGCGGTCCGTCGGCGGCGTCGATGCCGGGCTATGTCTCGGCGGGGTCGATGAACGGCGCGCTGTTGAAGGCGGGCTATTACGTCTTCCTGCCCAATCCGCGCGGCAGCTTCGGCCAGGGCGAGGCGTTCACCGCCGCCAACAAGCGCGACTTCGGCGGCGGCGACCTGCGCGACATCCTCGCCGGGATCGATGCGGTCGAGCGCGTCGCGCCGGTCGACGATGCGCGGCTGGGTCTCGGTGGGTGCAGCTATGGCGGGTTCATGGCGATGTGGACCAACACCCAGACCAACCGGTTCAAGGCGATCGTCGCCGGTGCCGGCCTGTCCAACTGGGTGAGCTATTACGGCACCAACGGCATCGACCAATGGCTGCTGCCGTTCTTCGGCAAGACGATGTACGACGACATCAAGGCCTATGAGGACGTGTCGGCGGTCTATCAGGCGAAGAAGGCGAAGACGCCGACCTTCATCTACGTCGGCGAGCGCGACATCGAGGTGCCGCCGACCCAGTCGATCGAATGGTGGCACGCGCTGAAGGATCGCGGCGTACCGGTCAGCCTGGTGATCTATCCCGACGCGGGCCATTGCGTGACCGCGCCGGAGCAGGCGAGCGACGTGCGCGCGCGCGCGATCGCGTGGTTCGATACATATGTGAAGGCGGCGAAATAGGGGCGGCGGCGCTCCAGGCGCGCGCCTAGAACAGCGGCTTGCCCGAATCCTTCCATTTGTCGAGCACGGTCGCGGCGGGCGGCAGCATGTCGGGCGGCGGCGTGGCGGCAGGTTGCGGCGCGCCCGGCGCGACCGGGAGCGGCGCGGCGGCGGCGATCAGCGATGGCGGCGGCACGACCGGCGGCGCGGCGAGGCGCAGGTGCGGACCGGGCATCGGCTCGCCGCCGCGGTAGTTCCGGGCGAAGGCGGCGCTGGTGCCCCAGAAGCCTTTCCAGCGGTGGAACAGATGTGCGCCGACGACGTCGGTCATCACCATCGCCCGGTTCCACGCCGGGGTCACCGCATAGGTATGGTAATGCGTGGCGAGGCCGACCGGCGCATAGACATAGCCGGCGAGCGCCATCGCCGCATGCCGCGCCGCGCGCGCCCAGGCGGCGCGCGCCGGCACCCGCGCCATCGCGCCGTCGCAGGCGAAGCTGAACTGGCAACCGGCACGCTCGGAGCCCTGATAGACGACTCCGCACACCGTCGGCGGGAAAGCGGGGTGGCGGGCGCGGTTGAGGATCACCTGCGCGACGGCGGACTGGCCGGCGTCGGATTCGGACGCCGCCTCGTAATAGATCGCCGCGGTGAGGCATTCGAGCGCGCGCGACCGGTCGAGCCCGGTCGCCGCGCTGGTCGAGAAGGGCGCGGCGCCGCTGCCGCTGCGCAGCGCCGCGGCGAGGACGGCGGCCGAGACGGGCAGCGCGGGCAGAGCGGTGGTGCCGGTGACGCCTTCCGCCGGCGCGGCGCTCTCGCCCGCGGCGGGCGTGGTGGCGGCGGCGTAGAGCAGCGCGGCGCCGGGGAAATGATCCTCCGCCTCATACCCGGCGGGCGCGGGCAGCGGCGGCGCGACGACGCCATGCGCGGCGATCGCGCGCCACGCCGCCTGCGCCGCCAGCAGCACGGCGAGCGCGAGGCATAGCGCGACCAGCGCCAGCCACAGGCGCGTCATCGTCCGGATCGTCCCCATCGGCACCCGCATTACGCGCCAATAGCTTACATCGGGTTTCGCGTCCGCGGGGATTGCGGATGCACCACGCGCATCGGTGTTCACGGGTGGTGCCGGTGACGAATCCTCCCGTCACCCCGGGCTCGACCCGGGGTCCCGCTTCTTCCTCATCGGTACCCGTAAAGGACGTAGCGGGACCCCGGATCACGTCCGGGGTGACGGCGGAATGGCGCTTGTGGGGGCGCCTCCGTCGAGCCCCCCTTACTTCAGCGTCGGGCTGTCGAGGTTGAGTTGCGCTTCGGTCAGCGTCTGCGTGTCGGGGCGCGCGGCTTTCAGCGGCGTGAGGAACTGCTTGGCGTCGCCGACGATCGCGACGCTCGCCGCCTTGGGATCGAGCAGCGCCGCCGCCGCCGATTGCACCGCGGCGGGGGTCACCGCCTCGACCTTGCCGGTATAGGCCTGCAATTCGGTGAGCGGCACGTCGTCGAGGACGTAGCTGCCGAGGATGCCGGCGATGCCACCGGTCGTCTCGACGGTGCGGCCGAAATTGCCGACCAGCACCGCCTTGCGCGTCGCCAGTTCCGCCTCGGGCACCGGCGCCGCACCCATCCGCGCCATCTCGGCGGTGATCAGCGTCACCACCTCCGCCGCGGTCGGGTTCTTGGTCTGGGTGCGCGCAGAAAATTCGCCGGCGAGGCGGCCGCCGCCGACCCCGCTCGACGCGCCGTAAGCGAGGCCGCGCTTGATCCGCACCTCCTGGTTGAGCCGCGACGAGAAGCCGCCGCCGAGCACGGTGTTGGCGACCGCCAACGGATAATAGCGCGGGTCGGCGCGCGGGATCGCCGGCCGCTCGACGACGACGCCCGCCTGGCCGGCGCCGGGCATGTCGACGACGATCGTGCGCGGCGCCGGGAAGGCGGCGACGGCGATCGGCGCGGCCGGCGCGCCGGCGGGGGCACGCCACTGGCCGAGCTGCGCCTCGGCGAGCGCCTTGGCCTGTGCCGGGGTGACGTCGCCGACGAGGATCAGCGTCGCCTGATCGGGGCGCCACGTGCGCGCATAAGCGGCGGTGACGTCGCCGCGGGTGATCGCCTTCAGCGATCTCGGTGTGCCGCCGCCCGGCGCGCCGAACGGCGAGGCGCCGAAGGTGGCGCGGTCGGCGACCATCGCGGCGAGCTGCGCCGGGTCCTTGACCGCGACGGTGACCGCATCGACCTGCTGCGCGCGGGCACGGTCGAGCTCGTCGGGCGCGAACACCGGGTGCGTCGCGACATCGGCGAGGATCGTCATCGCCGGGGCGAGCTGGTCCGACTTGACCGTCACCGAGACGGTGCCGCCCTCCTGATCCGAGCCGGCGCCGATCGATCCGCCGAGGCTTTCGACCTGCCGCGCGATCTCGGTCGCCGAGCGGGTGGTGGTGCCCTTGGTCATCAGGCTGGCGGCAAGACTGCTGACGCCCGAGCGGTCGACCGGATCGAGCACCTCGCCGCCGGTCGCGACGAGATAGGCGGTGGCGATCGGCAGCTCGTGACGCGCGACGGTGATGACGCGCAGGCCGTTGGCGAGCCGCGTCTCGACCGGCTGCGGCAGGTTCGCCTTGACCGGCGCGGCGGGGGCGGGCGGCTGGATGCGCTCGCTCTCGGGCGCGGGGGTGACGATCGCGATCTGCGCCGGCGGGGTGAGCGGCGCGGTCTGCACCGTCGGAGCGATCGCAATCGTGTCGCCGCTCCGGCCGGCGGGCTTGGCGGTGTCGGGCAGGTAGCGGATCGTCGCCGACTGGGCGTCGCCGAGATATTTGCGCGCGACGCGCTGGACGTCGGCGGCGCTGACCCGGGCGATCTCGGCGAGCTGACGGTCGGCAGCGCGGGGGTCGCCGTCGATGATCACCGACGAGGCGAGGATGCGTGCCTTGCCCTCGGCGGTCTCGCGGCTGCGGATCGCCGAGGTCAGGATCTCGTTCTTCGCCTCGGCGAGTTCGGCGGCGGTGACCGGCGCATCGCGGAAGCGCGCGATCTCGCGCTTGAGCGCACTCTCGCCCTGCTCGACCGTCTTGCCACCGGCGAGGATCGCATAAGCGATCAGATTGCCGGTGCCCTGTTTGCTGTCGAGGAAGGACGAGGCGTCCTGCGCGAGCTGGTCGCGGTAGACGAGGCTTTCGTAGAGCCGGCTGCTCTCGCCGGTCGACAGGATCGTCTGGAGCACGGTGAGCGCCGGAATGTCGGCCTCGCGGTCGGCGGGGACGTGCCAGCTCATCAGCACCGCGGGCAGCGGCGTATTGGGTTCGTAGACGGTGTAGTCGACCGCCTTGGTGCGCGGCGGCTCCTGCACCGCGACGCGCGGAATGGTCGCGGCGGGCTTGGCGATCTTGCTGAAATACTGGTCGATCCACGCATTCAGCTGCGCCGGATCGAAATTGCCCGAGACGACGAGGATCGCATTGTCGGGCCGGTAATAGGTCGCGTGGAAGGCGCGGACGTCGTCGATCGACGCGGCTTCGAGATTCTCGATGCTGCCGATCGTCGAGCGCGCATAGGGATGCGTGGTATAGGCCGCGGCCGACAGATAGGTGGAGAACAGCTTGCCATAGGGCCTCGCGAGCGTCGACTGGCGCAGCTCCTCCTTCACCACGTCGCGTTCGGAGGCGAAGCTCTTCGGCTCGACGACGAGGCTCGCCATCCGGTCGGCCTCGGCGAACAGCAGCCGTTGCAGGTGGTTGGCGGGAATGACCTCGAAATAATTGGTGTAATCGTCGTTGGTCGAGGCGTTGTTGTAGCCGCCGACGTCCTCGGTCAGCCGGTCCATCTGTTCGGAGACGAGGTTGCGCGTCGCCTTGAACATCAGATGTTCGAACATGTGCGCGAAGCCCGAGCGGCCGCGCGGATCGTCCTTCGAGCCGACGTCGTACCAGACCTGCACCGCGACGTTGGGCGTGCCGGTGTCGCGCAATGCATAGACGCGCAGGCCGTTGGCCAGCGTCCGCTCGGTGAAGGCGATCGGCTTGACCGACGCGGTGTTGGCGCGCGGGGTTGCGGTCTGGGCGGTGGCGGCGAGGGGCAGGAGCGCGGCCCCGAGCAACAGGGCGGCACGAACGAGGCGCATGGATCGGGGCTCCGGCTGGGCAGATAGGATGGCGGCGAGTTGAGCCGCAGCCGGGAGCGGTGTCAATCGCGCAGGCTTCCATCATGGCCGAAGCGAGATGACGCCGAATTCATCTAATGGGTAAGTTGTTGATCTTGCTTTGCTATACTTGCCGCTTCCAGGATTGGCCGCAATCGGGGTGGCGGGGCGATGGGTCTAATTTGGCTTGTTCGGGTTTAGCGCCACGAACCGAAGGACGTGGGCCATGGCATCGAGCGCAATTCCCGTTTCGCGATCCGCATCGTCCGACGAGACGGGGCGCGCCAGGACGGCATTGCAGGCGCTCAACTTCTTCATGGCGGACATGCAGGCGGGAATCGGGCCGTTCCTCGGCGTGTTCCTGCAGCAGCGCGGCTGGACCGCGGGGCCGATCGGCACGGTGATGTCGGCGGGCGGGGTCGCCGGCATGGTGATGACCGTGCCGGCCGGCGCGTTCATCGACCATACCGAGAAGAAGCGGTTGGTGGTGATCGTCACCGGCAACTGCACGGTGATGGCGTCGTTCCTGATCCTGCTGTCGCAATCGGGCTGGGTGGTGACGGTGAGCCAGGTGGCGACCGCGATCGCCGGCGCGGCGATCGGGCCGGCGGTGACCGGGATGACGCTGGGGGTGGTGCGCCAGCGCGGCTTCAACGCGCAGAACGGCCGCAATCAGGCGTGGAACCATGCCGGCAACATGATCGGCGCCGGCCTGTCGGGCTTTCTCGGCTGGAAGTTCGGCATGCCGGCGATCTTCTACCTCGCCGCGGCATTTGGCGTGCTGGCGATCCTCAGCGTGCTGATGATCCCCGAACGGGCGATCGACCATCGCGCCGCGCGCGGTCTGGAAGGGGGCAAAGAGGATGATGCGGACGGCGGCGGGCAGGCGGAGGGGTTCAAGACGCTGCTGCGCAACAAGCCGATGCTGATCCTCGCCGCGGCGCTCGCCTGTTTCCACCTTGGCAACGGCGCGATGCTGCCGCTCTACAGCCTCGCGGTGGTCGGCGCCGGCAAGGGCAATGCGGCGCTGTTCACCGCCACCACCGTCGTCGTCGCGCAGGCGGTGATGATCGCCGCGGCGCTGATCGCGATGAAGATGTCGGCGGGCAAGGGCTATTGGCTGGTGCTGCTGATCTCGTTCGCGGCGCTGCCGTTGCGCGGGTTCCTGGCGGGGACGTTCATCGAACATTGGGGCGTGTGGCCGGTGCAGGCGCTCGACGGTATCGGTGCCGGCTTGCAGAGCGTCGCGGTGCCCGGCCTCGTCGCCTGCCTGCTCGACGGCACCGGCCGGGTCAACGTCGGGCAGGGCGCGGTGATGACGATCCAGGGGCTCGGCGCGTCGCTGAGCCCGGCGATCGGCGGCTGGATCGCGCAGGCGTTCGGCTATCACGCCGCCTTCCTGATCCTCGGCAGCTTCGCGCTGGTCAGTCTGGCGCTGTGGATCGGCTTCGCCGGCCTGTTGCGGCCGGCATGCGAAGGCAAACGGGCGGAGAACAAGGCATGAAGACGATCACCTGGGTCCATGTCGGCGACCTGCAC
Encoded proteins:
- a CDS encoding MFS transporter, with the protein product MASSAIPVSRSASSDETGRARTALQALNFFMADMQAGIGPFLGVFLQQRGWTAGPIGTVMSAGGVAGMVMTVPAGAFIDHTEKKRLVVIVTGNCTVMASFLILLSQSGWVVTVSQVATAIAGAAIGPAVTGMTLGVVRQRGFNAQNGRNQAWNHAGNMIGAGLSGFLGWKFGMPAIFYLAAAFGVLAILSVLMIPERAIDHRAARGLEGGKEDDADGGGQAEGFKTLLRNKPMLILAAALACFHLGNGAMLPLYSLAVVGAGKGNAALFTATTVVVAQAVMIAAALIAMKMSAGKGYWLVLLISFAALPLRGFLAGTFIEHWGVWPVQALDGIGAGLQSVAVPGLVACLLDGTGRVNVGQGAVMTIQGLGASLSPAIGGWIAQAFGYHAAFLILGSFALVSLALWIGFAGLLRPACEGKRAENKA
- a CDS encoding cell wall hydrolase, with protein sequence MRVPMGTIRTMTRLWLALVALCLALAVLLAAQAAWRAIAAHGVVAPPLPAPAGYEAEDHFPGAALLYAAATTPAAGESAAPAEGVTGTTALPALPVSAAVLAAALRSGSGAAPFSTSAATGLDRSRALECLTAAIYYEAASESDAGQSAVAQVILNRARHPAFPPTVCGVVYQGSERAGCQFSFACDGAMARVPARAAWARAARHAAMALAGYVYAPVGLATHYHTYAVTPAWNRAMVMTDVVGAHLFHRWKGFWGTSAAFARNYRGGEPMPGPHLRLAAPPVVPPPSLIAAAAPLPVAPGAPQPAATPPPDMLPPAATVLDKWKDSGKPLF
- a CDS encoding M16 family metallopeptidase; the encoded protein is MRLVRAALLLGAALLPLAATAQTATPRANTASVKPIAFTERTLANGLRVYALRDTGTPNVAVQVWYDVGSKDDPRGRSGFAHMFEHLMFKATRNLVSEQMDRLTEDVGGYNNASTNDDYTNYFEVIPANHLQRLLFAEADRMASLVVEPKSFASERDVVKEELRQSTLARPYGKLFSTYLSAAAYTTHPYARSTIGSIENLEAASIDDVRAFHATYYRPDNAILVVSGNFDPAQLNAWIDQYFSKIAKPAATIPRVAVQEPPRTKAVDYTVYEPNTPLPAVLMSWHVPADREADIPALTVLQTILSTGESSRLYESLVYRDQLAQDASSFLDSKQGTGNLIAYAILAGGKTVEQGESALKREIARFRDAPVTAAELAEAKNEILTSAIRSRETAEGKARILASSVIIDGDPRAADRQLAEIARVSAADVQRVARKYLGDAQSATIRYLPDTAKPAGRSGDTIAIAPTVQTAPLTPPAQIAIVTPAPESERIQPPAPAAPVKANLPQPVETRLANGLRVITVARHELPIATAYLVATGGEVLDPVDRSGVSSLAASLMTKGTTTRSATEIARQVESLGGSIGAGSDQEGGTVSVTVKSDQLAPAMTILADVATHPVFAPDELDRARAQQVDAVTVAVKDPAQLAAMVADRATFGASPFGAPGGGTPRSLKAITRGDVTAAYARTWRPDQATLILVGDVTPAQAKALAEAQLGQWRAPAGAPAAPIAVAAFPAPRTIVVDMPGAGQAGVVVERPAIPRADPRYYPLAVANTVLGGGFSSRLNQEVRIKRGLAYGASSGVGGGRLAGEFSARTQTKNPTAAEVVTLITAEMARMGAAPVPEAELATRKAVLVGNFGRTVETTGGIAGILGSYVLDDVPLTELQAYTGKVEAVTPAAVQSAAAALLDPKAASVAIVGDAKQFLTPLKAARPDTQTLTEAQLNLDSPTLK